In Pseudonocardia sp. C8, one genomic interval encodes:
- the smc gene encoding chromosome segregation protein SMC, whose translation MHLKTLTMKGFKSFASATTLRLEPGITCVVGPNGSGKSNVVDAISWVLGEQGAKALRGGKMEDVIFAGTSGRAPLGRAEVTLTIDNSDGALPIDYSEVSVTRRMFRDGAGEYEINGSRARLLDVQELLSDSGIGREMHVIVGQGQLDSVLQSKPEDRRSYIEEAAGVLKHRKRKEKALRKLDAMQANLTRLTDLTAELRRQLKPLGRQAEIARKAQAVQTELRDARLRIAADDLVTLQDEISREEASQEQARRRRAEVEEQLEVARERQQELETALAADAPRLQAAQDTWYQLSALAERLRGTVRLAEERVRHLTSSEAAERTPGRDPDETEAEADAIAEQEEELVAAVAEARRRLDEVVQEKAERERTLAAAEREHLAAVRAIADRKAGIATLAGKADALRSGVAATAEEIERLSEALAEASARTEEAEAQLEAARDGLGPESSGEGEDALAERVEQAEAAHRAAQERVAELARAERDAEQRRAHWRARVDALQVGLVRRDGTGALLDTADPVAGVLGAVAELVEVEPSGRTAVAAALGEVAEGVAVTSVPSAAAALQALRSGDAGRAALLVASGPDGAEAEVSGPAVPLPVPDGAPPAGRWAASLVTAPAGLAGALGALLGDVVVVDDLDAAAAALDARPDLTAVTTEGDLLTAHTARGGAGAGEGALELQAAVDDAVAERDAVDAELESLRPTCEGARAEEEARNADLVAARAAAAEADKQRAAAAAQLGRLEQVVTSARAEAQRLRERRDAVETRRSESLIELEAAEHQLSLAEDAPAEDEPDTELRDEAAERVEAVRSEEVECRLALRTAEERARAIAGKAESLRRQAHSERQARARAAAAAAERERALEIAQLVVEAGGTASERIEVSLAAAAAERDEVQAARAERERAHHEARDATTSLTVQLEKLTDAVHRDEMVRQQTRMRLEQLTEKILADHGIGVDDLVAEYGPDVPVPPSESEIAEYEAAKERGEQVSAPPAVPFDRATQQRRLKRAEKDLSLLGKVNPLALEEFAALEERYRFLSTQLEDLKNTRRDLLTVVREVDDKILEVFTTAYNDVAREFETVFATLFPGGDGRLVLTDPDDMLTTGIEVEARPPGKKVKRLSLLSGGERSLTAMALLVAIFRARPSPFYVLDEIEAALDDVNLRRLISLMEELRSTSQLIVITHQKPTMEVADALYGVSMRGDGITQVISQRLRPAS comes from the coding sequence GTGCACCTCAAGACGCTGACGATGAAGGGCTTCAAGTCCTTCGCCTCGGCCACCACGCTCCGCCTGGAGCCGGGCATCACCTGCGTGGTCGGGCCGAACGGGTCCGGCAAGTCCAACGTCGTCGACGCGATCAGCTGGGTGCTCGGGGAGCAGGGCGCCAAGGCGCTGCGCGGCGGCAAGATGGAGGACGTGATCTTCGCCGGCACGTCCGGCCGGGCGCCGCTGGGCCGCGCCGAGGTCACGCTCACGATCGACAACTCCGACGGGGCACTGCCGATCGACTACTCCGAGGTCTCGGTGACCCGGCGGATGTTCCGGGACGGCGCCGGCGAGTACGAGATCAACGGTTCGCGGGCCCGGCTGCTCGACGTCCAGGAGCTGCTCTCCGACTCCGGCATCGGCCGGGAGATGCACGTGATCGTCGGGCAGGGGCAGCTGGACTCGGTCCTGCAGTCCAAGCCGGAGGACCGCCGCTCCTACATCGAGGAGGCCGCGGGCGTCCTCAAGCACCGCAAGCGCAAGGAGAAGGCGCTGCGGAAGCTCGACGCGATGCAGGCCAACCTGACCCGCCTGACCGACCTCACCGCCGAGCTGCGCCGCCAGCTCAAGCCGCTGGGCCGGCAGGCCGAGATCGCCCGCAAGGCCCAGGCGGTGCAGACCGAGCTCCGGGACGCCAGGCTCCGGATCGCCGCCGACGACCTCGTCACGCTGCAGGACGAGATCAGCCGCGAGGAGGCGTCCCAGGAGCAGGCCCGGCGCCGGCGCGCCGAGGTCGAGGAGCAGCTGGAGGTGGCGCGGGAGCGCCAGCAGGAGCTGGAGACCGCGCTCGCCGCGGACGCGCCGCGCCTGCAGGCCGCCCAGGACACCTGGTACCAGCTGTCCGCGCTGGCCGAGCGGCTGCGCGGCACCGTCCGGCTGGCCGAGGAGCGGGTCCGGCACCTGACGTCGTCGGAGGCCGCCGAGCGGACCCCCGGCCGGGACCCGGACGAGACCGAGGCCGAGGCGGACGCGATCGCCGAGCAGGAGGAGGAGCTCGTCGCCGCGGTCGCGGAGGCCCGCCGCAGGCTCGACGAGGTCGTCCAGGAGAAGGCCGAGCGGGAACGCACCCTGGCCGCCGCCGAGCGCGAGCACCTCGCCGCCGTGCGGGCGATCGCCGACCGGAAGGCGGGCATCGCCACCCTCGCCGGCAAGGCCGACGCGCTCCGCTCCGGGGTCGCCGCGACCGCCGAGGAGATCGAGCGGCTGTCCGAGGCGCTCGCGGAGGCGTCCGCGCGGACCGAGGAGGCCGAGGCGCAGCTGGAGGCCGCCCGGGACGGGCTCGGTCCGGAGTCGTCCGGCGAGGGCGAGGACGCGCTCGCCGAGCGGGTCGAGCAGGCCGAGGCCGCCCACCGGGCCGCGCAGGAGCGGGTCGCCGAGCTGGCCAGGGCCGAGCGGGACGCCGAGCAGCGCCGCGCGCACTGGCGGGCCCGGGTGGACGCCCTGCAGGTCGGCCTGGTCCGGCGGGACGGCACGGGGGCGCTGCTGGACACCGCCGACCCGGTGGCCGGCGTGCTGGGCGCGGTCGCCGAGCTCGTCGAGGTCGAGCCGTCCGGGCGGACCGCCGTCGCGGCCGCGCTCGGGGAGGTCGCCGAGGGGGTCGCGGTGACCTCGGTGCCGTCGGCGGCCGCCGCGCTGCAGGCCCTGCGGTCCGGTGACGCCGGCCGGGCCGCCCTGCTGGTCGCGTCCGGCCCGGACGGCGCGGAGGCGGAGGTGAGCGGACCGGCGGTCCCGCTCCCGGTACCGGACGGCGCGCCGCCCGCCGGGCGCTGGGCCGCGTCGCTGGTCACCGCCCCGGCCGGGCTCGCGGGCGCGCTGGGGGCGCTGCTGGGGGACGTCGTCGTCGTCGACGACCTCGACGCGGCGGCCGCCGCCCTGGACGCCCGGCCCGACCTCACCGCCGTCACCACCGAGGGGGACCTGCTCACCGCGCACACCGCACGCGGCGGCGCCGGGGCCGGCGAGGGGGCGTTGGAGCTGCAGGCCGCCGTCGACGACGCGGTCGCCGAGCGGGACGCCGTCGATGCCGAGCTGGAGTCGCTGCGCCCCACCTGCGAGGGCGCCCGCGCCGAGGAGGAGGCCCGGAACGCGGACCTGGTGGCCGCGCGGGCCGCCGCCGCCGAGGCCGACAAGCAGCGGGCGGCCGCGGCCGCCCAGCTGGGCCGCCTGGAGCAGGTCGTGACGTCCGCGCGTGCCGAGGCGCAGCGGTTGCGGGAGCGCCGCGACGCCGTCGAGACCCGCCGGTCCGAGTCGCTGATCGAGCTGGAGGCCGCCGAGCACCAGCTCTCGCTCGCCGAGGACGCCCCGGCCGAGGACGAGCCCGACACCGAGCTGCGCGACGAGGCCGCCGAGCGGGTCGAGGCGGTCCGCTCCGAAGAGGTCGAGTGCCGGCTGGCGCTGCGGACGGCCGAGGAGCGGGCCCGAGCGATCGCCGGCAAGGCCGAGTCGCTGCGGCGGCAGGCGCACTCCGAGCGGCAGGCCCGCGCCCGGGCCGCCGCAGCGGCCGCGGAGCGGGAGCGGGCCCTGGAGATCGCGCAGCTCGTCGTCGAGGCGGGCGGCACGGCGTCCGAGCGGATCGAGGTCTCCCTGGCCGCCGCGGCCGCCGAGCGCGACGAGGTCCAGGCCGCCCGGGCCGAGCGGGAACGCGCCCACCACGAGGCCCGCGACGCGACGACCTCGCTGACCGTGCAGCTCGAGAAGCTCACCGACGCCGTCCACCGCGACGAGATGGTGCGCCAGCAGACCCGGATGCGGCTCGAGCAGCTGACCGAGAAGATCCTCGCCGACCACGGCATCGGCGTCGACGACCTCGTCGCCGAGTACGGGCCGGACGTGCCCGTGCCGCCGTCGGAGTCCGAGATCGCCGAGTACGAGGCAGCGAAGGAACGCGGCGAGCAGGTGTCCGCCCCGCCCGCCGTCCCGTTCGACCGGGCCACCCAGCAGCGCCGGCTCAAGCGGGCCGAGAAGGACCTCTCGCTGCTCGGCAAGGTCAATCCTCTGGCGCTCGAGGAGTTCGCGGCGCTCGAGGAGCGCTACCGGTTCCTGTCCACCCAGCTGGAGGACCTCAAGAACACCCGGCGCGACCTGCTCACGGTGGTCCGCGAGGTCGACGACAAGATCCTCGAGGTCTTCACGACCGCCTACAACGACGTCGCCCGCGAGTTCGAGACCGTGTTCGCGACGCTGTTTCCCGGCGGCGACGGCCGGCTGGTCCTCACCGACCCCGACGACATGCTCACCACCGGGATCGAGGTGGAGGCCCGCCCGCCGGGCAAGAAGGTGAAGCGGCTCTCGCTGCTCTCCGGTGGTGAGCGGTCCCTGACCGCGATGGCGCTGCTGGTCGCGATCTTCCGCGCCCGGCCGTCGCCGTTCTACGTGCTCGACGAGATCGAGGCGGCCCTCGACGACGTCAACCTCCGCAGGCTCATCTCGCTGATGGAGGAGCTGCGCTCGACCAGCCAGCTGATCGTCATCACCCACCAGAAGCCGACCATGGAGGTCGCCGACGCCCTCTACGGCGTCTCCATGCGCGGGGACGGCATCACGCAGGTGATCTCGCAGCGGTTGCGGCCGGCGTCGTAG
- the ftsY gene encoding signal recognition particle-docking protein FtsY, translating into MSTQTIWIVVAVVVAVLLIALVAGVVIARKRRISLRDAEQQREIEAEKEPPKKGGTYQAGGGFNFAAGTAAPPERPRAPGDTGGDAGTAPAEPAARPETGPAPVDESPTADDVRTPPGGTPIVGGATEARTPPGGIPVSTAPPVTGAAPSSPTVPTERREPDGTVTGTPDDGRVIDTAEASKDPATQQLARPDADTTQQLDTTDGGATQQLPAGTGGATAAPPDRGTPSTGTATTGTAPATERGAAPAGTTPTDTAPSTDTRTAPSAGTTAAGTAAAAGAAAAAGATAPTRTERPSDTTAPTRTGQPTDTTAPTETERPAGTTGTAPTETTAPPGTTAPTETTAPRGTTAPTETDRPAGSTGTAAPATSPTAAAPPDTTGTTAPSETAPLAPGAPAEEIAPAEGRIGRLRGRLSRSRSGFGQSLLGLLGAGDLDEESWEDVEATLLQADLGPEMTVEITEKLREQLAARGVRTAQEVRQTLHDVLVEALDTGQDRSVHALPHDGRPAVLLIVGVNGTGKTTTTGKLARVLVAGGHRVTLGAADTFRAAAAEQLVTWGERSGAGVVRGPEGSDPASVAFDAVKTGTADGVDAVLLDTAGRLHTKTGLMDELGKVKRVVEKQARVDEVLLVLDATTGQNGLVQARVFGEVVDVTGIALTKLDGTAKGGIVFRVQRELGVPVKLVGLGEGPDDLAPFEPKAFVDALLD; encoded by the coding sequence GTGAGCACGCAGACCATCTGGATCGTCGTCGCGGTCGTCGTGGCCGTGCTGCTGATCGCCCTCGTCGCCGGGGTGGTGATCGCCCGCAAGCGGCGGATCAGCCTGCGCGACGCCGAGCAGCAGCGTGAGATCGAGGCCGAGAAGGAGCCTCCGAAGAAGGGCGGCACCTACCAGGCCGGCGGCGGGTTCAACTTCGCCGCCGGCACGGCGGCCCCGCCCGAGCGTCCGCGCGCCCCCGGCGACACCGGCGGTGACGCGGGGACCGCCCCGGCCGAACCGGCGGCCCGGCCCGAGACGGGCCCTGCGCCGGTCGACGAGAGCCCGACCGCCGACGACGTGCGGACCCCGCCCGGCGGAACGCCGATCGTCGGCGGCGCCACCGAGGCCCGCACCCCGCCCGGGGGCATCCCGGTCAGCACCGCGCCCCCGGTCACCGGGGCGGCGCCGAGCAGCCCCACGGTCCCCACCGAGCGCCGCGAACCGGACGGGACGGTCACCGGCACCCCGGACGACGGCCGGGTCATCGACACCGCCGAGGCCAGCAAGGACCCGGCGACCCAGCAGCTCGCCCGCCCGGACGCCGACACGACCCAGCAGCTCGACACCACCGACGGCGGCGCCACCCAGCAGCTCCCGGCCGGGACGGGCGGTGCCACGGCCGCTCCGCCGGACCGCGGCACACCGTCCACCGGTACTGCAACCACCGGCACCGCACCGGCCACCGAGCGCGGGGCGGCACCCGCCGGGACGACGCCGACCGACACCGCCCCCTCCACGGACACCCGGACCGCGCCGTCGGCCGGCACCACGGCGGCGGGGACTGCCGCGGCCGCGGGTGCGGCGGCTGCTGCCGGTGCGACTGCCCCGACGAGGACCGAGCGGCCGTCCGACACCACGGCGCCGACGAGGACCGGGCAACCGACGGACACCACCGCACCGACCGAGACCGAGCGGCCGGCGGGCACGACCGGGACCGCGCCGACGGAGACGACCGCGCCGCCGGGGACCACCGCGCCGACGGAGACGACCGCGCCGAGGGGGACCACCGCGCCGACCGAGACCGACCGGCCGGCCGGTTCGACCGGGACCGCGGCGCCGGCGACGTCCCCGACGGCCGCGGCACCGCCGGACACCACCGGGACCACGGCACCGTCCGAGACCGCGCCCCTCGCCCCCGGCGCCCCCGCCGAGGAGATCGCCCCCGCCGAGGGCCGGATCGGACGCCTCCGCGGGCGCCTGTCCCGCTCCCGGTCCGGCTTCGGCCAGAGCCTGCTCGGCCTGCTCGGCGCCGGTGATCTGGACGAGGAGTCCTGGGAGGACGTCGAGGCCACCCTCCTGCAGGCCGACCTCGGCCCCGAGATGACCGTCGAGATCACCGAGAAGCTGCGCGAGCAGCTCGCGGCCCGCGGCGTCCGCACCGCCCAGGAGGTCCGCCAGACCCTCCACGACGTGCTGGTCGAGGCCCTCGACACCGGACAGGACCGCTCCGTGCACGCCCTCCCGCACGACGGCCGCCCCGCCGTCCTGCTGATCGTCGGCGTCAACGGCACCGGCAAGACCACCACGACCGGCAAGCTCGCCCGGGTGCTGGTCGCGGGCGGCCACCGGGTGACCCTCGGTGCCGCCGACACCTTCCGCGCCGCCGCCGCCGAGCAGCTGGTGACCTGGGGTGAACGGTCCGGCGCCGGCGTCGTCCGCGGGCCCGAGGGCTCGGACCCGGCCTCGGTGGCGTTCGACGCCGTCAAGACCGGGACGGCCGACGGCGTCGACGCCGTCCTGCTCGACACCGCCGGCCGGCTGCACACCAAGACCGGCCTGATGGACGAGCTGGGCAAGGTCAAGCGGGTCGTCGAGAAGCAGGCCCGGGTCGATGAGGTGCTGCTCGTGCTCGACGCCACCACCGGCCAGAACGGGCTCGTCCAGGCGCGGGTGTTCGGGGAGGTCGTCGACGTCACCGGGATCGCGCTGACCAAGCTCGACGGCACCGCCAAGGGCGGGATCGTGTTCCGGGTGCAGCGCGAGCTCGGCGTCCCGGTGAAGCTCGTCGGCCTCGGCGAGGGACCGGACGACCTGGCACCGTTCGAGCCGAAGGCGTTCGTGGACGCCCTGCTCGACTGA